The Malus domestica chromosome 06, GDT2T_hap1 genome has a segment encoding these proteins:
- the LOC114825656 gene encoding serine/arginine-rich splicing factor SR45a-like isoform X1, whose translation MPYPRERRSASPHNSPSPVRGRRLRSSSRSRRSRSRSHESVDASNPGNNLYITGLSTRVTSTDLEKFFNKQGKVLDCHLVTDPRTRESRGFGFVTMETVEDAERCIKYLDRSVLEGRLVTVEKAKRKRGRTPTPGRYQGLRDKRDAGRDRDRDCDRRRSRSYSPRRLQDRDPYPRDRRGRSRSPYGRRADEHSDSYRRRRERSLSGGRNPR comes from the exons ATGCCATACCCAAGAGAAAGAAG GTCCGCTTCGCCACACAACTCTCCTTCACCCGTCAGAGGCCGCCGGTTGAGATCATCGTCGAGGTCTAGGAGAAGTCGTTCTAG GAGCCATGAATCTGTCGATGCATCCAATCCTGGAAACAACTTGTACATAACAGGCTTATCCACAAGGGTTACCTCTACTGAtcttgagaaattttttaataaacaggGGAAG GTACTGGACTGCCATCTGGTTACAGACCCTCGCACCAGAGAATCCCGTGGATTTGGCTTTGTCACAATGGAAACTGTTGAGGATGCAGAACGCTGCATCAAATATTTGGATCGGTCTGTGCTTGAAGGTCGATTAGTTACAGTGGAAAAG GCAAAAAGGAAACGAGGGAGGACTCCAACTCCAGGAAGGTATCAAGGTTTGAGAGATAAACGAG ATGCAGGACGTGATCGTGATCGTGATTGTGACCGTAGACGATCTCGAAGCTATTCACCTCGTAGGTTGCAAGACAGAGATCCTTATCCCAGGGACCGCCGAGGAAGATCACGCTCTCCATATGGTAGGAGGGCGGATGAACACTCGGACTCATACAGGAGGCGCAGGGAACGCTCCTTGTCAGGGGGCAGAAACCCTAGATAG
- the LOC114825656 gene encoding serine/arginine-rich splicing factor SR45a-like isoform X2 encodes MPYPRERRSASPHNSPSPVRGRRLRSSSRSRRSRSRSHESVDASNPGNNLYITGLSTRVTSTDLEKFFNKQGKVLDCHLVTDPRTRESRGFGFVTMETVEDAERCIKYLDRSVLEGRLVTVEKAKRKRGRTPTPGRYQGLRDKRGRDRDRDCDRRRSRSYSPRRLQDRDPYPRDRRGRSRSPYGRRADEHSDSYRRRRERSLSGGRNPR; translated from the exons ATGCCATACCCAAGAGAAAGAAG GTCCGCTTCGCCACACAACTCTCCTTCACCCGTCAGAGGCCGCCGGTTGAGATCATCGTCGAGGTCTAGGAGAAGTCGTTCTAG GAGCCATGAATCTGTCGATGCATCCAATCCTGGAAACAACTTGTACATAACAGGCTTATCCACAAGGGTTACCTCTACTGAtcttgagaaattttttaataaacaggGGAAG GTACTGGACTGCCATCTGGTTACAGACCCTCGCACCAGAGAATCCCGTGGATTTGGCTTTGTCACAATGGAAACTGTTGAGGATGCAGAACGCTGCATCAAATATTTGGATCGGTCTGTGCTTGAAGGTCGATTAGTTACAGTGGAAAAG GCAAAAAGGAAACGAGGGAGGACTCCAACTCCAGGAAGGTATCAAGGTTTGAGAGATAAACGAG GACGTGATCGTGATCGTGATTGTGACCGTAGACGATCTCGAAGCTATTCACCTCGTAGGTTGCAAGACAGAGATCCTTATCCCAGGGACCGCCGAGGAAGATCACGCTCTCCATATGGTAGGAGGGCGGATGAACACTCGGACTCATACAGGAGGCGCAGGGAACGCTCCTTGTCAGGGGGCAGAAACCCTAGATAG